One genomic window of Saccharomyces cerevisiae S288C chromosome XII, complete sequence includes the following:
- the DNM1 gene encoding dynamin-related GTPase DNM1 (Dynamin-related GTPase involved in mitochondrial organization; required for mitochondrial fission and inheritance; self assembles on mitochondrial tubules at incipient division sites; involved in endocytosis; regulates peroxisome fission with Vps1p; role in nuclear envelope remodeling during nucleophagy; mutants in human ortholog DNM1L, which mediates mitochondrial fission, peroxisomal division, autophagy, and mitophagy, are associated with slowly progressive infantile encephalopathy) — MASLEDLIPTVNKLQDVMYDSGIDTLDLPILAVVGSQSSGKSSILETLVGRDFLPRGTGIVTRRPLVLQLNNISPNSPLIEEDDNSVNPHDEVTKISGFEAGTKPLEYRGKERNHADEWGEFLHIPGKRFYDFDDIKREIENETARIAGKDKGISKIPINLKVFSPHVLNLTLVDLPGITKVPIGEQPPDIEKQIKNLILDYIATPNCLILAVSPANVDLVNSESLKLAREVDPQGKRTIGVITKLDLMDSGTNALDILSGKMYPLKLGFVGVVNRSQQDIQLNKTVEESLDKEEDYFRKHPVYRTISTKCGTRYLAKLLNQTLLSHIRDKLPDIKTKLNTLISQTEQELARYGGVGATTNESRASLVLQLMNKFSTNFISSIDGTSSDINTKELCGGARIYYIYNNVFGNSLKSIDPTSNLSVLDVRTAIRNSTGPRPTLFVPELAFDLLVKPQIKLLLEPSQRCVELVYEELMKICHKCGSAELARYPKLKSMLIEVISELLRERLQPTRSYVESLIDIHRAYINTNHPNFLSATEAMDDIMKTRRKRNQELLKSKLSQQENGQTNGINGTSSISSNIDQDSAKNSDYDDDGIDAESKQTKDKFLNYFFGKDKKGQPVFDASDKKRSIAGDGNIEDFRNLQISDFSLGDIDDLENAEPPLTEREELECELIKRLIVSYFDIIREMIEDQVPKAVMCLLVNYCKDSVQNRLVTKLYKETLFEELLVEDQTLAQDRELCVKSLGVYKKAATLISNIL, encoded by the coding sequence ATGGCTAGTTTAGAAGATCTTATTCCTACTGTCAACAAGCTGCAGGATGTTATGTACGACTCCGGGATCGATACACTCGATTTGCCCATTTTAGCTGTTGTTGGGTCACAATCCTCCGGGAAATCCTCGATATTGGAAACGTTAGTTGGAAGAGATTTTTTACCTAGGGGTACTGGTATTGTCACAAGAAGACCGTTAGTTCTTCAACTTAATAACATATCTCCAAATTCTCCTCTAATAGAGGAAGATGATAACTCAGTTAATCCACATGATGAAGttacaaaaatatcagGATTCGAAGCTGGTACGAAGCCCTTGGAGTATAGGGGCAAGGAAAGAAATCATGCAGATGAGTGGGGGGAATTCCTGCATATACCAGGAAAACGGTTTTATGATTTCGACGATATCAAAAGAGAAATCGAAAACGAAACAGCGAGGATAGCCGGTAAGGATAAGGGCATCAGTAAGATTCCGATTAATTTGAAAGTGTTTTCCCCTCATGTTTTGAATCTAACGCTAGTAGATTTGCCTGGGATTACAAAGGTTCCTATTGGGGAACAACCACCtgatattgaaaagcaAATCAAGAATTTGATCCTAGACTATATAGCCACTCCAAATTGTTTAATCTTGGCCGTCTCTCCAGCTAACGTTGATCTTGTTAATTCTGAATCCTTAAAGTTGGCCAGAGAGGTAGACCCTCAGGGCAAAAGGACTATTGGTGTCATTACCAAATTAGATTTGATGGATTCTGGGACTAATGCTCTAGATATCTTGTCTGGAAAAATGTATCCTCTGAAATTGGGGTTTGTTGGTGTAGTGAATCGCTCGCAACAGGatattcaattgaacaaaacCGTTGAAGAATCATTGGACAAAGAAGAGGACTATTTCAGGAAACATCCAGTCTACAGAACTATTTCAACAAAGTGTGGTACGCGTTATTTAGCTAAATTGCTAAACCAGACATTATTAAGCCACATTAGAGACAAGCTTCCGGATATTAAAACCAAGTTAAATACCCTGATCTCTCAAACCGAACAAGAGCTCGCTAGATACGGTGGCGTAGGAGCTACTACTAATGAAAGCAGAGCTAGCCTTGTTCTTCAACTAATGAATAAGTTTTCTACAAACTTCATTTCATCTATAGATGGTACATCCTCCGACATTAATACGAAGGAACTCTGTGGTGGTGCCCGTATTTATTACATTTACAATAATGTTTTTGGGAATTCTTTGAAGTCGATTGATCCAACTTCTAATTTATCCGTTCTTGATGTTAGAACAGCGATTAGAAATTCTACTGGTCCCCGTCCTACATTATTTGTACCTGAGTTGGCTTTTGACCTATTGGTTAAACCTCAAATTAAACTTTTACTAGAACCATCTCAACGTTGCGTCGAGTTAGTTTACGAGGAGCTGATGAAAATATGCCATAAATGTGGCTCCGCTGAGCTAGCTAGATATCCTAAATTGAAGAGTATGTTAATAGAAGTTATAAGCGAACTACTTAGAGAAAGGTTACAACCTACTCGCTCTTACGTTGAAAGCTTGATTGACATACATCGAGCCTACATCAATACTAATCATCCTAATTTTTTAAGTGCAACAGAAGCAATGGATGACATCATGAAAACGCGTAGAAAACGGAATCAAGagttattgaaaagtaaGTTGTCTCAACAGGAGAATGGACAAACCAACGGTATTAATGGTACTTCATCTATCTCTTCGAATATAGATCAAGATTCTGCTAAAAACAGTGACtacgatgatgatggtaTCGACGCAGAATCGAAGCAAACGAAGgacaaatttttaaattatttctttggCAAGGATAAAAAGGGTCAACCTGTGTTCGATGCATCagacaagaaaagatcCATTGCCGGTGATGGAaatattgaagattttagaaatttaCAAATATCAGATTTTTCACTGGGCGATATAGATGACCTTGAAAACGCTGAACCTCCACTGACCGAGAGAGAAGAATTGGAGTGCGAATTAATTAAACGTCTGATTGTTTCATACTTTGATATTATAAGAGAAATGATTGAAGATCAAGTACCAAAGGCAGTTATGTGTTTACTCGTCAATTATTGTAAGGATTCTGTTCAAAACAGATTGGTAACCAAACTCTACAAAGAAACACTGTTTGAAGAACTTTTAGTTGAGGATCAAACTTTAGCTCAAGATAGAGAACTATGTGTGAAATCACTCGGAGTTTATAAAAAGGCTGCAACCCTTATTAGTAATATTCTGTAA
- a CDS encoding uncharacterized protein (hypothetical protein; the authentic, non-tagged protein is detected in highly purified mitochondria in high-throughput studies; predicted to be palmitoylated), whose product MNMAIQTIKYIFWLLPILGLTQALLQNPGDDFPFSTVIDILSENVEFSTFLRIIQKTGHVQYLNELQNFTLFAPINSAFIKGDQTTDQFEEHFHIEDFLIHDRVLQVRDLENGTYLEKRAAKAPLLLRKHERHCFVNEIAVVEPDLLPSFQNASLQGINNLLLIQPQINELLVQLDEETQDLKIFSDFISSFSNYNAYTNSSTVLVPLDVNFRKFFNTIEINYLLDKYNKLGKSNTISQAKWAADRTSLLQELIIDDVYGGILPKELILENKNNRKLFMKSNSEGTSVSVNNSDYSPISNRIFEIGVVHGFSDLDFLRTHIQFDAEKYLHGLNCSEFVKELYFRDLEKFIQNGRKITIFVPQASFNEDRGYTKPSLLYHFVEGKIDLEQDFSSLRPIQYAPTQIYDSAFCSSAKRLGGHCQKFKITRSNKGYYINGRFKILNTKPYEIGNTSIYSIDDDLQLPGDLVLSLAPENHCSISLMLLKELNLLDLPSNHKGYTILLPCMNSWDNNDLTIDYLRSNKTALNLLMRNLIFEDLIYSNNYSISTTVKNLYGNSVSIGVQKIVGSQNLTKISVSTIKESIIIEESSDIFFNQGVIHPIDQLDFPVDLEISLKELIETTGTKEIFDFFNLFYDLSSIIWNNEEYSLLVPTASSIPLSGITANSTNLRKFLELHLIPANVTQNLLDCNGSISTKLGTKLNCRKDHLDNVFVSIQGDWTKEVRVLKTGCTTNLKSSCIFLIDKPISLSWLNSEKYHLRLPGIAVGFGVIIGVTIAISLLFCIIITRGGKVKDKNQRGRNDRATTPLIQHSPIIHNPSYSATAHLSPLSQPTFEGSYSVNAIQTPRDIRRVGSDQKGGRSVSTS is encoded by the coding sequence ATGAACATGGCAATCCAAACAATTAAATACATTTTTTGGCTACTGCCGATATTAGGGCTTACACAAGCACTTCTACAAAACCCAGGGGACGATTTTCCATTTAGCACAGTAATAGATATCCTCTCAGAAAATGTTGAATTCTCAACTTTTTTAAGGATTATTCAGAAAACTGGTCACGTACAGTACTTAAATGAGCTACAGAACTTTACACTTTTTGCTCCGATTAATTCAGCATTTATTAAGGGGGACCAAACCACAGACCAATTTGAGGAGCATTTCCATATTGAAGATTTCCTTATTCATGATAGGGTATTGCAAGTGAGAGACCTTGAAAACGGTACCTACCTGGAGAAAAGAGCTGCAAAAGCACCTTTATTGCTGAGAAAGCATGAGCGCCATTGCTTTGTCAATGAAATTGCTGTTGTCGAACCCGATTTGCTGCCTAGTTTCCAGAATGCTTCATTACAAGGTATTAACAATCTTTTACTAATTCAACCTCAAATAAATGAGTTGCTGGTACAACTAGATGAAGAAACCCAAGATTTAAAGATATTTAGTGATTTTATCAGCAGTTTTTCAAACTATAATGCATATACAAACTCATCCACAGTTTTAGTGCCCTTAGATGTTAATTTTcgaaaattcttcaatacAATCGAAATAAACTATCTACTTGacaaatataataaattgGGTAAATCTAATACAATTTCTCAGGCCAAATGGGCCGCAGATAGAACTTCCCTTCTTCAAGAACTCATTATTGATGACGTGTATGGTGGTATTTTACCCAAGGAACTaattttagaaaataaaaacaatcGAAAACTTTTTATGAAGAGTAATTCAGAAGGTACATCAGTAAGTGTAAATAATTCAGATTACTCACCCATATCAaacagaatttttgaaataggCGTCGTGCATGGATTTTCTGACTTAGACTTTTTACGAACGCATATACAGTTTGATGCTGAAAAGTACTTGCACGGTTTGAACTGCTCAGAATTCGTAAAGGAGTTATACTTCAGAgaccttgaaaaattcattcaaaacGGAAGGAAAATCACCATATTTGTACCACAAGCCTCTTTTAATGAGGATCGTGGGTACACAAAACCATCACTTCTGTACCATTTTGTAGAAGGTAAAATTGACCTTGAACAGGACTTTTCCTCATTGCGCCCGATTCAATACGCACCTACCCAAATTTATGACTCCGCCTTTTGCTCTTCAGCTAAAAGACTAGGTGGACACTGCCAAAAGTTCAAAATCACAAGGTCTAATAAAGGTTATTACATCAATGGTCGCTTCAAGATTTTAAACACAAAACCTTATGAGATTGGTAATACGTCCATTTATTCTATTGACGATGATCTTCAATTACCGGGCGACTTAGTGTTGTCATTAGCACCAGAAAACCACTGTTCTATTTCCCTAATGCTCTTGAAGGAACTTAACCTTTTGGATCTACCATCAAATCATAAGGGGTACACGATACTTCTTCCATGTATGAATTCATGGGACAATAATGATTTGACTATAGACTATTTGAGGTCAAACAAAACCGCCCTAAATTTACTTATGAGGAACCTAATCTTCGAAGACCTtatttattccaacaattataGTATTTCGACTACTGTCAAGAATTTATACGGAAATTCTGTATCTATTGGCGTACAAAAAATTGTGGGAAGCCAAAACCTTACGAAAATCTCAGTGAGTACTATAAAGGaaagtattattattgagGAGAGTTccgatatatttttcaaccaGGGAGTTATCCATCCTATAGACCAATTGGATTTTCCAGTCGATTTGGAGATATCCCTAAAAGAGCTGATAGAAACTACTGgaacaaaagaaatatttgacTTTTTTAACTTGTTTTATGACCTTTCTTCAATCATTTGGAATAACGAAGAGTACTCGCTTTTAGTTCCAACGGCTTCTTCTATTCCATTAAGTGGCATCACGGCGAACTCGACAAACTTAAGAAAATTCCTCGAACTCCATTTGATTCCTGCTAATGTAACGCAAAACCTACTAGACTGCAATGGCTCCATTAGCACTAAACTAGGTACAAAACTAAACTGCAGAAAAGATCATCTGGACAACGTTTTTGTTAGCATACAGGGCGACTGGACCAAGGAAGTTAGAGTTCTTAAAACAGGATGCACTactaatttgaaaagttcaTGCATATTTCTGATCGACAAACCCATATCCTTATCTTGGCTAAACAGCGAGAAATACCATCTGCGCTTGCCAGGGATAGCGGTTGGATTTGGGGTTATAATAGGTGTTACCATAgccatttctttattgttttgCATAATAATTACCAGGGGtggaaaagtaaaagacaaaaatcaaagagGGAGAAATGATCGAGCAACAACACCACTGATTCAACACTCTCCGATAATCCACAACCCTTCTTACTCGGCAACAGCGCATTTATCACCACTTTCTCAACCCACTTTTGAAGGTTCATATTCTGTGAACGCTATACAAACCCCCAGAGATATACGAAGGGTGGGATCAGATCAAAAGGGCGGTCGCAGTGTCAGTACCTCATAA
- the NOC3 gene encoding Noc3p (Subunit of a nuclear complex with Noc2p and pre-replicative complexes; the Noc2p-Noc3p complex binds to 66S ribosomal precursors to mediate their maturation and intranuclear transport; binds to chromatin at active replication origins, and is required for pre-RC formation and maintenance during DNA replication licensing), producing MAKRNRSQFRIQERTAKKRKHEDSLLEGNVFQNAPEDMDENTIYSAKGSSWDEEEQDYEMVPRKNRSDTSNLVEGLPIKVNGKVERKLHKAQEKPKDDDEEDEDSNDSSEDDEGPNEEQEAEAKEDEPDTEEKILQLKEDIADLVTKVMEEPEENTAALGRLCKMVESKNPNTCKFSMLALVPVFKSIIPGYRIRPLTETEKKEKVSKEVSKLRNFEQALVYNYKNYVGRLQSLSKTPSNAAPIQVSLGILATQAAKELISTASHFNFRTDIFTLLLRRICKPRISTDPTSIQIIQTFETLLNEDEEGSISFEILRIFNKILKTRNFNIEESVLNMLLSLDVLHDYDPNTKLKGNVSAPKLKKKDRVHLSKKQRKARKEMQQIEEEMRNAEQAVSAEERERNQSEILKIVFTIYLNILKNNAKTLIGSVLEGLTKFGNMANFDLLGDFLEVMKELISDTEFDNLSSAEVRKALLCIVSAFSLISNTQYMKVNVDLSKFVDGLYALLPYICLDADIELSYRSLRLADPLNNEIIKPSVNVSTKAELLLKALDHVFFRSKSGTKERATAFTKRLYMCISHTPEKTSIAILKFIDKLMNRYPEISGLYSSEDRIGNGHFIMEADNPSRSNPEAATLWDNALLEKHYCPVVTKGLRSLSSRSKECSK from the coding sequence ATGGCTAAGAGAAATAGATCTCAATTTCGCATTCAGGAAAGGActgcaaagaaaagaaagcacGAAGATTCCTTGTTAGAAGGCaatgttttccaaaatgCACCGGAAGATATGGATGAAAATACCATATATAGCGCAAAAGGCTCATCCTgggatgaagaagaacaggATTACGAAATGGTTCCTCGGAAGAATCGGTCTGATACATCAAATCTTGTTGAAGGCCTGCCTATAAAAGTTAACGGTAAagttgaaagaaaattgcaTAAAGCCCAAGAAAAACCAAAGGACgatgatgaggaagacGAAGACTCTAATGACTCttcagaagatgatgagGGACCtaatgaagaacaagaagcAGAGGCAAAGGAGGATGAGCCTGATACGGAGGAAAAAATTCTGCAACTAAAAGAAGACATTGCCGATTTAGTCACTAAAGTTATGGAGGAGCCTGAAGAAAATACTGCTGCGTTGGGGCGTCTATGTAAAATGGTGGAATCTAAAAATCCTAATACTTGTAAGTTTTCCATGTTGGCTTTGGTCCCCGTGTTTAAGAGTATCATACCAGGCTATAGAATTCGACCACTAACTGAaactgaaaagaaggaaaaagttTCTAAAGAAGTCTCCAAGCTTAGAAACTTTGAGCAAGCCTTAGTTTATAACTACAAAAATTACGTCGGAAGATTACAGAgtctttcaaaaactcCCAGTAATGCTGCTCCTATACAGGTTTCATTAGGGATTTTGGCCACTCAAGCCGCAAAAGAATTGATTTCAACGGCATCCCATTTCAACTTTAGAACAGACATTTTCACTTTACTGTTGCGTAGAATTTGTAAACCAAGAATTTCAACAGATCCAACTTCCATTCAAATAATCCAGACATTTGAAACTCTATTAAATGAGGACGAAGAGGGCTCAATATCATTCGAGATACTaagaattttcaacaaaatacTAAAGACGAGGAACTTCAACATCGAAGAATCTGTTTTAAATATGTTATTATCGTTAGATGTCTTACATGACTATGACCCTAATACTAAATTGAAAGGTAACGTTAGCGCTCCTAAgctcaaaaagaaagatagGGTCCATCTTTCTAagaagcaaagaaaagctCGAAAAGAGATGCAACAAATTGAGGAAGAAATGCGTAACGCTGAGCAAGCTGTTTCTGCGGaggaaagagaaagaaaccAATCCGAAATTCTAAAAATCGTTTTCACTATATATTTGAATatcttgaaaaacaatGCAAAAACACTCATTGGATCGGTTTTGGAAGGTCTAACGAAGTTTGGTAATATGGCCAACTTTGATCTATTAGGGGACTTCCTCGAAGTAATGAAAGAACTTATTAGTGACACTGAATTCGATAACCTTTCCTCTGCTGAGGTCCGTAAGGCTTTGCTTTGTATCGTTAGTGCATTCTCACTTATTTCAAATACACAATATATGAAAGTTAATGTGGATTTGTCCAAATTCGTCGATGGGCTTTACGCGCTATTACCTTATATCTGTCTTGATGCAGACATCGAATTATCTTATAGATCGCTAAGGTTGGCTGACCCACTCAATAACGAAATAATAAAACCATCAGTTAACGTTTCTACCAAAGCAGAACTTCTGCTAAAGGCTCTGGACCATGTATTTTTCCGCTCTAAATCAGGGACTAAAGAAAGGGCTACGGCGTTTACCAAAAGATTGTACATGTGCATCAGCCATACCCCAGAAAAAACAAGTATTGCCATTCTTAAatttattgataaattaaTGAATAGATATCCAGAAATTTCAGGCCTTTACTCTTCCGAGGATAGAATAGGCAACGGTCATTTCATAATGGAAGCCGATAATCCTTCAAGGAGTAACCCAGAGGCAGCAACCTTATGGGATAATGCTCTTCTTGAAAAGCATTATTGTCCTGTAGTTACAAAGGGGCTACGCTCTCTATCATCTAGATCTAAAGAGTGTTCTAAATAG
- the CMS1 gene encoding Cms1p (Putative subunit of the 90S preribosome processome complex; overexpression rescues supressor mutant of mcm10; null mutant is viable; relocalizes from nucleus to cytoplasm upon DNA replication stress) yields the protein MSNPDDLDDGLAYDFDAEHEVIFDAKDGSPPTKKVQKRSIEQDDDDVDDIDGKKEERNSEDDSNRPISKRQKKLQKKSKLIEKKKEESQYIVSQRKALPASSPEKIIEYLTTLIREKNPDLSVLELEELYFKRNDFLSTEKFDAERRLSNFPAFIQKFSVAPKKIVFSMSNIRVADVYRSLNGGKNCVKLFSKSKLKDDIATVERLLTDSSKKSNKNKDSLYFIATPTRMQKIIEATDLLFQGKEKLDIILDASYLDPKDNTILSFENAAVLCQVLKTFLNKKSSVKILLY from the coding sequence ATGTCTAATCCAGATGATTTAGATGATGGACTCGCCTATGATTTTGATGCCGAACATGAAGTAATTTTTGACGCCAAGGATGGTAGTCCCCCAACCAAAAAGGTACAAAAGAGGTCTATAGAAcaagatgacgatgacgTTGATGATATAGATGGGAAAAAAGAGGAGAGAAATTCAGAAGATGATTCGAATAGACCTATTTCGAAAAGACAGAAAAAGCtacagaaaaaatcaaagctaattgagaaaaagaaagaggaaAGCCAGTATATCGTCTCACAACGAAAAGCACTTCCAGCAAGTTCAccagaaaaaattattgagTACCTAACAACTTTGAtacgagaaaaaaatcctgACTTGAGTGTTTTAGAATTAGAGGAACTTTActtcaaaagaaatgattttctttcgacagaaaaatttgacGCTGAACGCAGATTAAGCAATTTCCCAGcctttattcaaaaattttccgtagctccaaaaaaaattgttttttctATGTCTAATATTAGAGTAGCAGACGTTTATCGTAGTCTAAACGGTGGCAAAAATTGCGTCAAATTATTCTCTAAAAGTAAACTAAAGGATGACATAGCCACCGTGGAACGTTTACTTACTGACAGCTctaaaaaatcaaacaaaaataaagattcACTATATTTTATTGCCACTCCAACAAGAATGCAGAAAATTATAGAAGCTACTGACTTACTTTTCCAAGGTAAGGAAAAGTTAGATATCATTCTTGATGCAAGTTATTTAGATCCTAAGGATAATACTATATTATCATTCGAGAATGCAGCCGTCCTCTGCCAAGTCTTGAAAacctttttgaataaaaaaagctcCGTGAAAATACTGTTATATTAA